In Trichomycterus rosablanca isolate fTriRos1 chromosome 5, fTriRos1.hap1, whole genome shotgun sequence, the sequence ctctggtgaattccatgcccaggagggttaaggcagtgctggataataatggtggtcacacaaaatattgacactttgggcacaatttggacatgttcactgtggggtgtactcacttatgttgccagccatttagacattaatggctgtgtgttgagttattttcagaagacagtaaatctacactgctatacaagttgtacactgactactctaagttatatccaagttttatttctatagtgttgtcccatgaaaagatataataaaatatttgcagaaatgtgaggggtgtactcacttttgtgatacactgtatatcgatAGCTCAAAAATCAGTAAAGAGAACCTCAGAAACCCCAAACCCCAGAAAGCAGAGCTCTAACTGAAGCTGCTGAGGACCAAAGACAAGTGCTCTACCTATCATACTAGAAAGTGAGTATACACTGatgagacataacattatgaccactgacaggtgaagtgaataacactgattatctcttcatcacagcacctgtctgttagtgggtggaatatattaggccgcaagtgaacattttatcctcaaacttgatgcgttagaagcaggaaaaatgggcaagcgtaaggatttgagtgagtttgaccagggccaaattgtgatggctagacgactgggtcagagcatctccaaaaactgcagctcttgtggggtgttcccggtctgcagtggtcagtatctatcaaaagtggtccaaggaaggaacagtggtaaaccggcgacagggtcatgggcagccaatgctcactgatgcacgtggcgagcgaaggctggcccgtgtggtccgatccaacagacgagctactgtagctcaaattgctgaatatgttaatgctggttctgatagaaaggtgtcagaatacacagtgcatcacagtttgttgcgtatgggggaGCAAAATgcggaccaacacaatattaggaatcacaatatggtcataatgttatgcctcatcggtgtatagtaGTGTAGAAAACATCAACCACCTTATCTTAGTAAGGGTTGCAGGTCCTGTTTAACTGGGACTCATAACCAGGGCGcaaaagcaggaataccctagacggggcaccaatccattgcaggactTGAGACCTACCCAATTATATGCAATAATACTGATGAGATTTCAGCCTCAGTGAGCTAGCATAACAAACTGCTACACCACCCAAGTTCCCATAACATACATGTGGAGTCTAACTCGAACTGTAGCATAAGTATTGACCATTCAAGCTTGTCATGGATTCAGATGAAGCTCCAATAAAATCCCGAATCTACTCGGCTAAAGCCATATTGAAAATTGATAAACCATCTTTCCATGACAGCCTGCCAGATATTAAATCAAGAATTTTAATTTCTGGCGTTTCCTCAATATCGTAGACTAAAAGATCTATAGATGCTTCATGCAGCATGAGCGCTTGATGTCTGAGCTTGAACCAGAGCTGAATCTGACTCCGGAACATATCGTTTTGTGGTTGGTCAGACAGACGTCAATATTTGATGGATTTTTGAGAAGTGCAGGAAGTTTACAGTGTCTCCATAATACAGCTGAATTCTTCTccaacatttataacaataggcaagagaataaacaaagcaaaaaagctcaaacaatAGATTTGAGAAGTAAACCGAAACAATGAGACATTCAGTTGTCTGTTTGGAAAAATTGGAAATATGAGTAGGAGTTGGTTAAGACAATAGTAATGGTGATGGCAGCAGATTGTGTACCCAGCTGCTTCGAAAACTGGACAAACAGTCCATTACAAGAATCATTCAATAACTTACTCACAGAGTTACACCTAGCAAAGAAATCTGGCGTCATGCTTTAGATTTATAAAGCATTATGATGAATTTCTAGTACTATTGTTGTTGTCGCTGATTACAACAGTTGCACAAAGCACTAAGCAAACAGTTTTTAGAGTGCTCGGCAATGAGTCGTAGCAAGCAATAAAGGGGTTTTTACcttctacagttcataatattatCAAAAGTTTCTCAAGAATTTTTAGAGAAAGTTTATTAGGTGCAAGGCTAAAACCTTGTGTGGTTGGATTTATGTCATGTTGAACACATGTGACTAGAACACCTAATGATAATTTGAAACAATGTCCTCATATTTTGGACAATACTTTGGTAGTGTATATGTCAGTTGCTGCATTGACTGCTAACAATGAGAACAAAGCTTGGCAATTTAGCAAAAACAAGCATTTGTAAATAAGCAAACCATTTTAAGAGTGCTCGGCAAAGAGCTGTAGTGAGAAATTAAGGGTTTTTACcttctacagttcataatattatcaaaagattcatgaaatctggaggaatttttgGAGGAAGTGCATAAAGTTCAAAGCCAAAACCTTGAAAGTGGGTTTGGAAGCATGTCATGTTGGAAGCATGTGGCTAGAACACCTAATGATGATttggaagggtgtccacatactttggacAATACTTTGGTAGTGTATGCCAGTTTTTGCTGGTCCTGCATCGACCGCTGACAATGAGAATAATCCATTTGTGAATAAGCAAACAGTTTTAACGAACGCTTGGCAGTGAGCGGTAGCGAGAAATTAAGAGTTTTCACCTTCTACAATTCATAATATTATCAAAAGATTAAtgaaatctggaggaatttttgGAGGAAGTGCAAGAATAAAACCTTGGAAGTGTGGGTGGAAGCATGCCATGTTGGAAGCATGTGGCGAGAACACCTAAACTTAGTCATTTaaaaaggtgtccacatacttttgtagtgtatatttcagTTGCTGCAGTGACTGCTAACAATGAGAACAATGCTCACCAATTTAGCAAAAAAGGCATTTGTGAACAAGCAAACAGTCTTAAGAATGCTCTGCAATGAACGGTAGCGAGAAGTTAAGGGTTTTTACcttctacagttcataatattatCAAATGATTTAtgaaatctggaggaattttcaGAGGATGTGCATGAAGTACAAGGGTAAAACCTTGGAAGTGTGTTTGAAAGCATGTCATGTTAGAAACATGTGGCTAGAACACCTAATGATGATTTgaaaaggtgtccacatactttggacCATACTTTGGTAGTGTATGTGTCAGTTGCTGCATTGACCGCTGAAAATGAGAACAGTGTTTGTCAATTAAGCAAAAAAGACATTTGTGAATAAGCAAACAGTCAGCAAAGAGCCGTAGCGAGAAATTAGGGTCTATACcttctacagttcataatattatcaaaagattcacaaaatctggaggaatttttgGAGGAAGTGCATGAAGTTCAAGGCCAAAAACTTGGTTTAGTTGTGGTTGGAAGCATGTCATCTTGGAAGCATGTGGCTAGAACACCTAATTATTATTTggataggtgtccacatactttggtaGTGTATGTGTCAGTTGCTGCATTGACCGCTGAAAATGAGAATAATGCATTTGTGAATAAGCAAACAGTTTTAAGAACGCTCAGCAATGAGCCATAATGAGAAGTTTCACcttctacagttcataatactGTATTATTGAAAGATTCACGAAATCAGAAAGTATTTTTAGAGGAAGTGCATTAAGTTCAAGGCCAAAAACTtgaaagtgtggttggaagCATGTAGCTAGAATACCTAATGATAATTTGgaaaggtgttcacatactttggaCAATACTTTAgtaatgtatacactgatcagccataacattaaaaccacctccttgtttctacactcactgtccattttatcagctcctttacactttgaagttctacaattactgactgtagctcatctgtttctctacatactgttttagcctgctttcaccctgttcttcaatggtcagtgtCGTGGAAGAAAAAATTAAGTTGTTTGTCACTGAAACTCGAACCTTGAATAAGTTTGTTTATACTGTTTAAGCTACTGAATATGTGAAATGAACACGATGTACTAGAACAGAATATTCCACTTCTGTTTGATAGCAAGTTAACAGTTTAACAACATCATTGCTCTTATCTATATGGGTTGAACCTCTATCTATAAAAAGCATTACAAAGAATGAAAATTTGTCCTTCAGCCTGCATACGCTTTGCTGACTGTTTGGATCCTCTGCAGAGAATAAACTATCATCTTCTTACTAACTTCAGCTCTGACTCTAAGTGTCTTATTATAGTGTAATTTTGGAATTCTGTCACCACAATTTGGCGCTGCGAGCAGGGTTCCACACCGTCGTGGAGGGACATCTCTGGGGACTGAGGGACTGATCACCCCTTCTTCCCACCTGGCCTCACCAGTTTGAGCAAAGGAACAAAGGAGGACTCCCACCTCGGCATGCTGGAATCCAGAAAAGAATCTATGGTGTGACTTCTGCAAACTCCAAAACGGTGAGCTGATCTTGGTCTGATATTGATAGTTTATTGTAAGTACTAACGTGTGAAGGGTACTTAGGCTAAATTTAGGTCACTCCTAAATTTACTCGGTCGTTCCGGGAAAAACGTTAAAGATGGGTCAAGGAAATTCAAAAGGGGGTAAAGGGAAACCTTTTCcacttcccatagtgcattgcAGCATTCCACCTTATGGTAAATTAATAGATAATATGAAACAAAGGGAACCAGATAGCTGCGTTCAAATAAATGAGTGGGTCAAATTCTGCCATTTTCCCCCGGGGGGGACATTAAATGTGGATGAACtagttcagtttaaaaaacaattgcAATTACAACAAGATGCCTATGATAAAGCCATAGAGTACTGTAAAAATAAGAAACTTAAGAAACAGCCTGAAAACTTTCCATGGAAGCCGAGTTGGCACGCCTATGGAAAGTGGAGACAGGAAGCACAAAAAGAGTTAGATAAGAAAGAACAGGcaagaaaaaacacacacactagaagGAAAACAGTAACCTGTGGTCAGTTTCTGAATTTACAGAAGGATTCCCTTGATGACTTCATTCCGTTTCCTCCTCCACCACCTCCTGTTCACTACGGACCGGGAGGAGCAGAGGACGATGTGGACGAAGAGGAAGGAATAGACAATGTGGAACGAGAAAGAAGCGCAGGAGGGGAAACGGATTCCATGGTCCGGATTATGTTTTCAGACCATGGACTATGGATGATATCAGAACTGTGTGTGAAGATCTTCCACCCATTTCTGAGGGAGGACCAAAGTTTGTGGGAAAACTGAGACTGTTTGTTGAGGGTTGGAAGCCATCCATCAATGAACTGGCAAGAGCATGTGCATGCAAACTCAAGCTGGACTGGACAAAAGTCCAAGGATCACTACCTCTTACTACTGATATCTTTTATGATGCCACAGTGGGAGGCAGATTTCAGACTGAGTACACAAACCTGTGCAACAGAATCGAAAAAGGATTTCCAGTTAGACTGGATCTCACAAAACTGTCTCAAACCAGACAGATGGAAGGGGAGCATGTCAACGATTTTCTCCACAGACTTGAGGCTGTGCATGAAGCTCATTGCGGGATTGACAAACCAGAGGATTATCCTGGTATAGTCCTCTCAGCCTGGGAAAGCCACTTGAAGGAACGATTCCTGAGCGGTCTGAGAATTGAGATTCAGAAGAAAGTGAGAGACGACTGTGTAGAAGCAGAAACTGGAAGACTCCAAACAATCTTGGCATTTGCGGTACATGTTGAAAAGAGACTGAACGAAAAGAAACAGAGAAGTAAGgaagacagagaaagaaaagagcATCAGCTTCAATGCGCAGTTTTAGAAGCTGCAAAAGGTGCTTTCGGACGTGGACGAGGTCGAGGTCGAGGAAAGGgaaaacaaaaaggaaaaggaaagtCAGGTCCAGATGGAGAAAAGGATTTCTCAAAGTACAAGTGTTACAACTGCAACCAACTTGGGCACATTGCTAGAAACTGCCCTAAAAAGGACAATGTCCGAGACGAACAATTTGAGGAGGAGGTGGAATGAGGGGTACAGGGAATGAACATCACATCCACCAGACACCAAGAATCCGGTAAGACTGTTCTAAATTATCAAATGATATTGACAAAACCCTCTGCTTTGCCCACACTCGAGTTAAGAATTGCAGATCAGATTGTCCCATTTCTAGTAGACAGTGGTGCTACTATTTCTGTGTTAAAAACGGGAGCTTTACAGTCTGAGCCGCGATTATCAGGAAGAAAAACATTTGTAGTAGGAGCGGGTGGGGTTCCTTTGAGTGAATCTTTCACTGACGAGCTATTGTGTTACCATGCTGATAGTAACACGACTCTACAACATGCCTTCCTGCTATCGCCAACCTGTCCTGTAAATCTCTTGGCTAGGGACCTAATGTGTAAGTTAGGGTTAAAATTATCTTGTACGACAAAGGGAATTGATATAACCACGCTAAATTTACCCCAAATCCCTTCCAGTTCTACACGCGTCTGGATGGGATGGTGTTTAGAATACTCAAATTTCTGGTTATCCATTCTGTGTGAATTAAAATCAAATTATGACATTGTTAAGGATGTGAATGATCTGCACTGTACTGTGGGTGTTGAACCTTTTCCTGTTGATATGGAACAAATGTGTTTGTTTCAAAACAGAGATAGTGAGTCAATCTCTGTAAAAACACTGTTCGTGGGTGAACAGTGGGCCGGCTGTACAGTATATCTAGCACCTGATCAGAATAATTGGTTCAAAGGGGATGTGCCTTACATTTCTCTAGCAAAGGAAAAACATACACAGTGGAAAGACATGTCaaaatttattttatgctgCCTAAAAATTTCTGATTGGCAGCCTTGTGAATTTGATAACTGGGAATATTCAGAAAGCTCTAAAGTACACAAAGTGCTTGTAGATCAAAATTTCTCAGCACAGGCTGAGGTTTCTCTTTTGTCACAGCATGTAAATTTAGTAAATCAAGCTGATTTCTTGGATTCAATCGAACCATGGCTGTGGTCAAAAGATAAATATGACGTAGGTCTCATGAAGGGTGCACCCGAGTTAGTCATATCACCCAAAGGTGATTACAGACCATGCACTGTCCAATATCCTCTAAAGAAAGAGGCCCTTGAAGGTATAACCCCTGTCTTCAACAGTTTGTTGGAGAGAGGGATTATAGTAGAATGTCCGGACTCACCTTGTCGCTCTCCTATCTGGCCAGTAAAAAAAGCCACTATCCTGGGTAAACCTGCTCAGTGGAGATTTGTGCAAGACTTGCAAGCAGTAAACAAGGCCATTCATGCTCGAGCACCAGAAGTTCCAAATCCACACACCATTTTGAGTCAAGTCCCTGAAACCTCAAAATGGTTTTCTGTGATCGATCTTGCAAACGCGTTTTTCAGTCTGAAAGTGCACAAAGACTCTCAATTTTGgtttgctttttcttttcatGGGAAACTATATACGTTTActcgtgttccacaggggtatGCTGAGTCCCCATCGTTCTTCAATGCTGCACTGAAGGATAACCTGTCTAAGTTTTCTTTTTCAGGCTGCAGCGTTCTTCTACAATATGTTGATGATTTATTGATCTGTTCGCCTGATTATGACACCTGTGTGACTGATACTATCTCTTTGCTTCATTTTTTAGCACAGAATGGACACAGAGTGGACAAAGACAAGATGCAGCTTGTGCAATCAACAGTCACATACTTGGGTCACACTCTGTCAGAAAAAGGGAAGTCTTTAAGTGCAAAGAGAATTTCTGCTATTGTACACATTCCAAGACCAACCACAAAGAAGCAATTACTTTCATTTCTCGGTATGACAGGATACTGTAGAATGTGGATGCCACATTATGCTCAGGTGTCTTCACCGCTGCATGATATGGCACACAAAAAGAATTTAGTGGCTTCTTCTAAAGTCCAGTGGACTCCCGAAGGGGAGGAGTCGTTTGTAAATCTAAAAATAGCTCTACAAAACTCTCCTGTCCTGGCTTTGCCAAACCCTGAGAAACGGTTTGAACAATTTGTGGACGAAAAACAAGGATATATGACTTCTGTTCTGTTACAGGAACATGGAAACAAACTGAGGCCTGTGGCTTATTTTAGTGGTAAACTCGACACAGTGGCTCAAGGCTACCCATATTGTTTACGCGCTGTAGCAGCAGCTGAAAAGGCTATCATATCTTCTAGAGAGATAGTGGgttatgctgacattacccttcATGTTCCACACGCAGTATCTATGATTCTGTTAGAAAAACAGACATCTCATCTTAGTGCAGCGAGATGGCTGCGTTATCACACGCTTCTGACAGAAATGCCAAATGTGACAGTAAAACGATGCACTGTTCTGAACCCAGCTACTCTCCTTCCCACAGAACAGGAAGGAGAACCCCATGACTGTCTGCACACATTGGATCTTGTCTGTTCACCTAGGCCTGATTTAAAAGATGTGCCCCTCGATAATGCTGATTTAATCCTGTATGTTGATGGATCTAGCTACAAGGATCCCATGGGCGTGACTAAAACTGGTTTTGCTGTTGTGACTTTGACTGACTCTTTGATTACAGGTAGCCTGCCTTCTTCTTACTCTGCACAAGCAGCTGAGCTTGTAGCTCTCACGGAGGCGTGTAAATTTGCAGCAGGCCATACCGTAACCATTTACACAGACTCCAGGTACAGTTTTGGGGTTGTTCACAGCTTTGGGACATTGTGGAAGCAAAGAAACTTCCTAACGTCATCAGGTAAGGCGATTGCACACCACACTCTTGTGTCAGCTCTTCTGGATGCCGTTTTACTACCTAAACAAGTTGCAGTGGTACATGTTCGTGCACACACAAACGGCTCGTCCCCTGAAGCACAGGGCAATGCACGAGCTGATGCAGCAGCAAAAAAAGCTGCTAGAGACCCGACTTACTTTTCAATACAAGCAACAGTAATTGAACCTCAGGACGTGACTGTTGATGAGATTCAACAGGCTAGAACAGCCAAGGATGTAAAAGCCTGGCGTAGTTCGGGGTGTACGTTACAGAGAGTGTCATCAAGAACAAAACTCTCGCCGTTTGAAATAATGTTCGGACGGCCACCAAACACGGGATGTGCTCCCAAAAGGGACACATTAGCCCTAGAAGACGATCACATGCAAAGATATTGTGCAACGCTGTGTTCTGTGTTGTCTGATGTGCACAGGAGGGTGAAGGAGTCTTTACCTAGTCCGGCAGTGACGGGACACACTGTACAACCAGGAGACTGGATCCTGACTAAGGTCTACAAGAGGGCTAACTGGAAAGCTCATCGCTGGCAAGGACCATTCCAGGTGTTGTTGGTTACTCACACTGCAGTAAAGATTGCTGAGAGGGACACCTGGATCCACATCTCACATTGCAAAAAGGCTCCTACTCCAGAGTAACCTCACATTTCACCATGGTGAAGGAAACGGGCAACTGTTTCAAACTCTGTAAGGGACTTGCATTTGCAGTCGCTTTCATCATGATGGCTGCATCTATCTGGACAGCGGTATGGATCTGCACACAAGAAAAGCCAGAGATAAAAACTGGACTTAGAGATCCAAAGACTAACATATTTTGGCAATATGCCAACTTCACAGTGAGGGAGAACTCCACCTGGATGGGAAAAGATTGCGTTAAAGGAATTTGGTGATATTGAAATGCAACAAACAAATAATTCAATACAGTGAAACCTAAGGTGAAAATAGTATACAGAGTAAATGAAGTCATTGCAGAAAGTGATAAACATGTAATGATGGATGTACTTCTCTGTGTTCTGTATTCATGTgaattttttttcctattttacgtttgtttctaatgtgtttgtttatccTATGTAGTATTCGGTGGAGTACCTTAAGTGGTCGCATAGGCAGATGGACCGTGAGAGAGTTTTCCCTTCTAGTTGGTAAAAGAACGTATCTTTTGAAAGTTTTGACTGTCAGTTGGGTTTTTCGCTCTCACACTCCACCATTATGCTAATCTCATTTATTTACctgattatattttttatatttctatttttttattttttatttttttattcttttttcctcagaatgtagaaggttTCGAGTGTCCAAGTGACATGGGGAGGAGTTGTCGTGGAAGAAAAAATTAAGTTGTTTGTCACTGAAACTCGAACCTTGAATAAGTTTGTTTATACTGTTTAAGCTACTGAATATGTGAAATGAACACGATGTACTAGAACAGAATATTCCACTTCTGTTTGATAGCAAGTTAACAGTTTAACAACATCATTGCTCTTATCTATATGGGTTGAACCTCTATCTATAAAAAGCATTACAAAGAATGAAAATTTGTCCTTCAGCCTGCATACGCTTTGCTGACTGTTTGGATCCTCTGCAGAGAATAAACTATCATCTTCTTACTAACTTCAGCTCTGACTCTAAGTGTCTTATTATAGTGTAATTTTGGAATTCTGTCACCacagtcaggaccaccacagagcaggtattatttgggtggtggatcattcttagcactgcagtgacactgacatggtggtggtgtgttagtgtgtgttgtgctggtatgagtggatcagacacagcagcgctgctggagtttttaaataccgtgtccactcactgttggtcacctagttggtccaccttgtagatgtaaagtcaaagacgatcgctcatctattgctgctgtttgagttggtcatcttctagaccttcatcagtggtcacaggacgctgcccacggggcgctgttggctggatgtttttggttggtggactattctcagtccagcagtgacagtgaggtgtatgtactcataccagcacaacacacactaacacaccacctccatgtcagtgtcactgcagtgctgagaatgatccaccacccaaataatacctgctatgtagtggtcctgggagagtcctgaccattgaggaacagcatgaaagggggctaacaaagcatgcagagaaacaaatggactactgtcagtaattgtataactacaaagtgcttctatatggtaagtggagctaataaaatggacagtgagtgtagaaacaaggaggtggttttaatgttatggctgatcagtgtatgtcagtGTGTGTAAAGTTCTGAGTGGAAATGTGGTTTAGACCAATATCAGCACACAGCAGTGATCCTTCAAATACAAACAATACTATGAATAATATATAGTGTAATATATAACCCAGCCAAGCGAGCGGGTACAGGACCAGAGGGGGATGGGGGAGGAATATTTCAGATTTATTCTCTACACTCGTTCCATGTGTCTTTTCATTTATGTGGGTGAATCATTTTTTTCGGGAAATCAGCCAacgatgccaggcctcatttgcATTTCCTTTGAGTCTTTGTTCCATCCGAAATGGGTTCATAAATCGCAACACACGTACAGAAACCAGCGGGCGTGAGGGTGCACTGAGCACGCCGCTCCTATTACCCGAAATATCCGTGTACCGCAGCGGACCACAGAGGAGGCTGACAGAACTCCAGATTGTCCAAACAGCTGCCAAGAAGAACAAAAACTTTCTAAACAACAAACCCCGAGCAGATTTGACATTTGATTTGAGATTTTCTAAACTAAGTGGGcaggtttttgtttattattattattttcttttatttttttacacaatcGAGATCATTCTTTCCatttcatttgtgttttttgGTTCTACAAGCTTTGTGATGTTGGTCTGGAAAGAAAAGGCTGAAGCTGGGATATAAGGTGGCACTGCCCCAATGGTTCCTAAGGACCTGAATTTAGTTCTTGCCTTTGATTCCTTCTAGGACCACCTTTACTAAAATTACTATACAACATCTGTGAAAAGTATTTGCTCACTTCTGGTTATGATTTTGTtcaattttattctatttttggaTATTTGTCATGGTACATGACATCAGGTTCTCATACAAAAACCAATATAAGACGTGAACATGAGAAAATGTAAACCATGTGACCAGTCAAATTAATTATACCACTTTAAACATAATAACCGGTGCCATCTTGTTCGGAGGGGGTCTGCCCCGCTCTTGCTTTCATTTAGATATATTAGAGGGCTTTCAAAACAAACTAGGTTTCTTTGGAGCCATTCAGAGGTGGGTCACTGACTATGAGAACAACGAAATTctctcttcgcatatcccagctagtttggaagctggggtcagagcgcagggttagCTATTGTAGGGCGTCCCTGaaacagagagggttaagggccttgctcaaggaccctaCAGTGGCTACAAGGCAGAGCGGAATTTGAACTTTTcattgataacccaaagctctaccaactagGCTAC encodes:
- the LOC134314928 gene encoding uncharacterized protein LOC134314928 isoform X1; its protein translation is MNITSTRHQESGSLPSSYSAQAAELVALTEACKFAAGHTVTIYTDSRYSFGVVHSFGTLWKQRNFLTSSGKAIAHHTLVSALLDAVLLPKQVAVVHVRAHTNGSSPEAQGNARADAAAKKAARDPTYFSIQATVIEPQDVTVDEIQQARTAKDVKAWRSSGCTLQRVSSRTKLSPFEIMFGRPPNTGCAPKRDTLALEDDHMQRYCATLCSVLSDVHRRVKESLPSPAVTGHTVQPGDWILTKVYKRANWKAHRWQGPFQVLLVTHTAVKIAERDTWIHISHCKKAPTPE
- the LOC134314928 gene encoding uncharacterized protein LOC134314928 isoform X2, producing MDDIRTVCEDLPPISEGGPKFVGKLRLFVEGWKPSINELARACACKLKLDWTKVQGSLPLTTDIFYDATVGGRFQTEYTNLCNRIEKGFPVRLDLTKLSQTRQMEGEHVNDFLHRLEAVHEAHCGIDKPEDYPGIVLSAWESHLKERFLSGLRIEIQKKVRDDCVEAETGRLQTILAFAVHVEKRLNEKKQRSKEDRERKEHQLQCAVLEAAKGAFGRGRGRGRGKGKQKGKGKSGPDGEKDFSKYKCYNCNQLGHIARNCPKKDNVRDEQFEEEVE